A genomic segment from Maniola jurtina chromosome 16, ilManJurt1.1, whole genome shotgun sequence encodes:
- the LOC123873259 gene encoding nucleic acid dioxygenase ALKBH1, which translates to MENARENADNDLSHDLPQYESMFMKSFKYYKSKRPLPSLEQVINYEYCDKSLEMTTVQCCLNNNKDPRASSLGLQDSNNWKMFEFENHPGLLLIKDPFTSMGQKFWIRKCLEEYPKKPNKTNIDVERHIEDWWRDCHKGNKCDKNLKKKLRWTTLGYHHNWDSKVYSEDNRTTFPVELAELCDVVAHHLGFEGFRAEAAIVNYYHMGSTLSAHTDHSEVNLEAPLFSFSFGQSAIFLIGGHDKSKEPLAILLNSGDIVVMSKEARLCYHAVPKILPASTQPWNKEEHLISMKQKGTKFKFIDEAKLILEMERNIENKEWSKFNSYVEESRININVRQVLNANQESLLDCKNNT; encoded by the exons atggaaAATGCAAGGGAAAATGCTGATAATGATTTATCTCACGACCTCCCTCAGTACGAAAGCATGTTTATGAAAAGTTTTAAGTATTACAAATCAAAAAGACCTCTACCTTCGCTTGAACAAGttataaattatgaatattGTGATAAATCACTAGAGATGACCACAGTCCAGTGTTGTCTTAACAACAACAAAGATCCAAGAGCAAGTAGTTTGGGTTTACAGGATTCTAATAACTGGAAGATGTTCGAGTTTGAAAATCATCCaggtttattattaataaaagatCCATTTACAAGCATGGGGCAAAAATTTTGGATTAGAAAATGTTTAGAAGAATATCCGAAAAAGCCTAATAAAACTAATATTGATGTAGAAAGACATATCGAGGATTGGTGGAGAGATTGTCACAAAGGTAACAAATGTGATAAGAACCTAAAGAAAAAGTTACGCTGGACTACATTGGGATATCATCACAACTGGGATTCAAAA GTGTACAGTGAAGATAATAGAACAACTTTTCCAGTTGAGTTAGCAGAGCTGTGTGATGTTGTTGCACACCATCTGGGGTTTGAAGGCTTTAGAGCAGAGGCGGCCATTGTCAACTACTACCACATGGGTTCCACACTCTCTGCTCATACAGATCACTCAGAGGTCAACTTGGAAGCTCCTCTATTTTcctttag TTTTGGCCAATCTGCAATATTTCTAATAGGAGGTCATGACAAGTCAAAAGAACCTTTAGCTATACTTCTCAACAGTGGGGACATAGTTGTTATGTCCAAAGAAGCCAGACTGTGCTACCATGCAGTCCCCAAAATATTACCAGCGTCCACACAACCATGGAATAAAGAAGAACATTTAATAAGTATGAAACAGAAAGGGACTAAATTTAAGTTCATAGATGAAGCAAAACTTATACTAGAAATGGAAAGAAATATTGAGAACAAAGAATGGAGTAAGTTTAATAGTTATGTCGAGGAATCAAGGATTAACATTAATGTAAGACAAGTGTTAAATGCAAATCAGGAAAGTTTATTGGATTGTAAGAATAATACATGA